In a single window of the Pedococcus dokdonensis genome:
- a CDS encoding class I SAM-dependent methyltransferase, with protein sequence MPVSEFAQVSRREAGAEETAAANRSWWDAEAGDYYAEHGTFLGDADFVWGPEGWREEELGLLGDLTGRRVLEIGGGAGQCSRWVAAAGGQVVATDLSSGMVKQGLDLNRRADAPGPPVPFAQCDAVQLPFAEGCFDTVFTAYGAVPFVADSARLLREVARVLRPGGRFVFSTTHPFRWAFPDDPGQGGLTVTQSYFDRTPYVEADSDGEATYVEHHRTLGDRVREVVAAGLVLVDVVEPEWPSRNQQAWGGWSPLRGGLFPGTAIFVCTRA encoded by the coding sequence ATGCCGGTGAGTGAGTTTGCGCAGGTCAGCCGTCGAGAGGCGGGCGCCGAGGAGACCGCCGCCGCCAACCGGTCCTGGTGGGACGCCGAGGCCGGCGACTACTACGCGGAGCACGGCACCTTCCTGGGTGACGCCGACTTCGTCTGGGGGCCGGAGGGCTGGCGCGAGGAGGAGCTCGGTCTGCTCGGGGACCTCACCGGTCGGCGGGTGCTGGAGATCGGCGGCGGGGCCGGCCAGTGCTCCCGCTGGGTCGCCGCTGCGGGTGGCCAGGTCGTGGCCACCGACCTGTCGTCGGGCATGGTGAAGCAGGGGCTCGACCTCAACCGCCGTGCCGATGCGCCCGGGCCGCCGGTGCCGTTCGCCCAGTGCGATGCCGTGCAGCTGCCGTTCGCCGAGGGCTGCTTCGACACCGTGTTCACTGCGTACGGCGCCGTTCCTTTCGTCGCCGACAGCGCCCGGCTGCTGCGCGAGGTGGCGCGCGTGCTGCGTCCGGGCGGGCGGTTCGTGTTCTCGACGACCCACCCCTTCCGCTGGGCCTTCCCGGACGACCCGGGGCAGGGCGGGCTGACCGTCACCCAGTCCTACTTCGACCGGACTCCCTACGTCGAGGCCGACTCCGACGGCGAGGCGACCTACGTCGAGCACCACCGCACGCTGGGCGACCGGGTCCGCGAGGTGGTCGCGGCCGGGCTCGTGCTGGTCGACGTCGTGGAACCGGAGTGGCCCAGCCGCAACCAGCAGGCCTGGGGCGGCTGGTCACCGCTGCGTGGTGGTCTCTTCCCCGGCACCGCGATCTTCGTCTGCACGCGCGCCTGA
- the rpsA gene encoding 30S ribosomal protein S1 translates to MTASTVEKTAPQVAINDIGTEEELLAAIDATIKDFNDGDIVEGVIVKVDRDEVLLDIGYKTEGVIPSRELSIKHDVDPSEVVQVGDEVEALVLQKEDKEGRLILSKKRAQYERAWGTIEKIKEEDGVVTGTVIEVVKGGLILDIGLRGFLPASLVEMRRVRDLQPYVGKEIEAKIIELDKNRNNVVLSRRAWLEQTQSEVRTTFLKELQKGQVRSGVVSSIVNFGAFVDLGGVDGLVHVSELSWKHIDHPSEVVEVGQEVTVEVLDVDMDRERVSLSLKATQEDPWQHFARTHAIGQVVPGKVTKLVPFGAFVRVDDGIEGLVHISELAERHVELPEQVVTVGSDIFVKVIDIDLERRRISLSLKQANDDSAPVAEFDPTLYGMAAEYDEAGNYKYPEGFDPETNEWLEGFDTQREKWEKQYAEAHQRWEAHKTQVEEATKADAEAAANAGAATSYSSDSGSSSTDSDSDTGSSRPAAPASEGTLASDEALAALREKLTGN, encoded by the coding sequence ATGACTGCCAGCACGGTCGAAAAGACCGCCCCTCAGGTTGCCATCAACGACATCGGCACCGAGGAAGAACTGCTCGCCGCGATCGACGCGACGATCAAGGATTTCAATGACGGCGACATCGTCGAGGGTGTCATCGTCAAGGTCGACCGGGACGAGGTCCTGCTCGACATCGGCTACAAGACCGAGGGTGTCATCCCCTCGCGTGAGCTCTCGATCAAGCACGACGTCGACCCCTCTGAGGTCGTCCAGGTCGGCGACGAGGTCGAGGCCCTGGTCCTCCAGAAGGAGGACAAGGAAGGCCGCCTGATCCTCTCCAAGAAGCGTGCGCAGTACGAGCGCGCCTGGGGCACGATCGAGAAGATCAAGGAAGAGGATGGCGTCGTCACCGGCACCGTCATCGAGGTCGTCAAGGGTGGACTCATCCTCGACATCGGCCTGCGCGGCTTCCTCCCCGCCTCGCTCGTGGAGATGCGTCGCGTCCGCGACCTCCAGCCCTACGTGGGCAAGGAGATCGAGGCCAAGATCATCGAGCTCGACAAGAACCGCAACAACGTGGTCCTGTCGCGCCGTGCGTGGCTCGAGCAGACCCAGTCCGAGGTGCGCACCACGTTCCTCAAGGAGCTCCAGAAGGGGCAGGTCCGCTCCGGCGTCGTGTCCTCCATCGTCAACTTCGGTGCGTTCGTGGACCTCGGCGGCGTCGACGGTCTCGTCCACGTGTCCGAGCTGTCCTGGAAGCACATCGACCACCCGTCCGAGGTGGTCGAGGTCGGCCAGGAGGTCACCGTCGAGGTCCTCGACGTCGACATGGACCGCGAGCGTGTCTCCCTGTCGCTCAAGGCGACGCAGGAAGACCCGTGGCAGCACTTCGCCCGCACCCACGCGATCGGTCAGGTCGTGCCGGGCAAGGTCACCAAGCTGGTCCCGTTCGGTGCGTTCGTCCGCGTGGACGACGGCATCGAGGGCCTGGTCCACATCTCCGAGCTGGCCGAGCGCCACGTGGAGCTGCCGGAGCAGGTCGTCACGGTCGGTTCCGACATCTTCGTCAAGGTCATCGACATCGACCTCGAGCGTCGCCGGATCTCGCTGAGCCTCAAGCAGGCCAACGACGACAGCGCGCCCGTCGCCGAGTTCGACCCGACCCTCTACGGCATGGCCGCGGAGTACGACGAGGCCGGCAACTACAAGTACCCGGAGGGCTTCGACCCGGAGACCAACGAGTGGCTCGAGGGCTTCGACACCCAGCGTGAGAAGTGGGAGAAGCAGTACGCCGAGGCCCACCAGCGCTGGGAGGCTCACAAGACCCAGGTCGAGGAGGCCACCAAGGCCGACGCCGAGGCTGCCGCCAACGCCGGTGCCGCGACGTCCTACTCGTCCGACTCGGGCTCGTCCTCCACGGACTCCGACAGCGACACGGGCAGCAGCCGCCCGGCCGCCCCGGCGTCCGAGGGCACGCTGGCCTCCGACGAGGCTCTCGCCGCACTGCGCGAGAAGCTCACCGGCAACTGA